The genomic interval GAAGTTCGAGACGGCGAAGGGGCTGGTCCCGGCGCCGCTGGTACAGTCCGCACCCCGGCCGGCGCGGACCGGCGTGATCTACTACGGCTCGACGGCGCCGGCGCTGCGGGAAGCCCTCGCGATGCTGGAGCGGCAGGGGATCGTGCTCGACGCGCTACGGGTGCGGGCGTTTCCGTTCGCCGCGGCCGTTGCGGAGTTCATTACCGGGCACGACCGCGTGTTCATCGTCGAACAGAACCGGGACGCCCAACTCCGCACGCTGATCGTCAATGAGTGCGGCATCGATCCGTCGCGGCTTGTCCCGGTGCTGCACTACGATGGGACGCCGATCACGGCCACGTTCATCGCGCGGGCGATCGCGGCGCAGACGGAGGCCGCGGTGGCGGCACGGGAGGCGGTGGCGCGATGACGTACCTGGCGAAGCCGAAGTTCCAGCACCCCGCCGCCGCGGTGAACGCGCTCGGATACACGCGGCGGGACTACGAGGGCGCGGTCTCCACGCTGTGCGCGGGGTGCGGGCACGATGCCATCGCCGCCGCCATCGTCCAAGCCTGCTTCGAGCTCGACCTGCCGCCGCATCGAATCGCGAAGCTGTCCGGGATCGGCTGCTCCTCCAAGATGCCGAACTATATTCTGGGGAGCTCGCACGGCTTCAACAGCGTGCACGGGCGCATGCCGTCGGTGCTGACCGGAGCGAACCTCGCCAACCGCGATCTGATCTATCTGGGGGTCTCCGGGGACGGCGACTCGGCGTCGATCGGCCTCGGCCAGTTCGCGCACAGCCTGCGCCGCGGCGTGAACATGGTGTACGTCGTCGCGAACAACGGCGTGTACGGACTCACCCGCGGCCAGTTCTCGGCGACCGCGGACCGGGGGTCGCCGAGCAAGCGGGGGGTGATCAACATCGACGAACCGATCGACCTGGTGGCCGTGGCGCTGCAGGTCGGGGCGACGTTCGTCGCGCGCGGCTTCTCCGGCGACCGCGAACAGCTCGTGCCGCTCCTCAAGGCCGCGATCCTCCACCGCGGCGCGGCGTTCATCGACTGCATCTCCCCGTGCGTGGCGTTCAACAACCACGCGGAGTCCACGAAGAGCTTCACCTACGTCCGCGCGCACGACGAGGCGGTGACCGAGTTGGAGGTCCGCCGCGGCGCGGCGGCGCCGGCCGCTCCCGACGGGGCGGTGAACGGCGAGGTGATCGAGCAGAACGGCGCAAGCGTCCTGCTGCGCTCGCTCGCCCCCGGGTACGACCCGCACGATCGTGTCGCCGCCATGCTGCATCTGGAAACGCGCCGGGCGGACGGCGCGCTCGCGACGGGACTGCTGTACGTGGACCCCGACCCCTGGGATCTGCACGCCCATCTCGAAACCATCAACGAGCCGCTGAATCAGCTCCGGGACGACGACCTGTGCCCCGGCGCCGGCTCCCTCGCGGAGTTCAACGGCACGCTCCGGTAGCCGCACGAGGGGTGCGGGCGCACGGCATCGTCGGGCGGGACGCGTGCCGCCCGCTACGCCGTCCCGAACACGAACGCCACGATGTCGCCGCTCACCGCGGTCCGGTCGCCGTGGAGGGGGTAGGTGATGACCCACCCGTCGATCGGGCTCGACGCCGTTTCCACCGCCTCGCCGAAGACGTCGTAGAGCACGGCCACCGCCTCGCCGGCCTTGACCTTCGAGCCGAGCGGCCTGAGCGGCCGGACGAGCCCGCCTCTGTCGCAGACGAGGTAGTGACGGTTCGTGAGCCGCCCCGGGAGAATCTGCACCTCCGTCTGCGGCTCCGGCGCTCCGTCGAGCATGCGGAGGGCCTTCATCACGTTCAGCACGCCGGTGACCCCAGCGCGGACGGACGGTTCCTCCCAGGTGTAGCCGCCGGAGAGTTCCACGGTCAACGCCGGCTTGCCGCGCTCGATCGCCGCGTCCTGCAGCGTGCCGGCGAGCCCGAGTTGCCCGACGGGGCCGACCGCGACGCTGATGCCGAACGCGTCGGCGAGCGTCCACTGCGCGTCCCACGCCGGTCCCGCGCCGCCCGTGCGGACGATGTTGAAACTCACCGCGCCGATCGCGTTCGAGTGGATGTCGATGACCGCGTCGGCCCGCACGGCGCCCTGGTGAAAGAGGTCGTACGCGATCCGCTGGGTGATGGTGCCCTTCGGATCGCCCGGGAACACGCGGTTGATGTTGACGCCGTCGTGGAGCGTCAGACGGGTGGAGGTGAGGAACGCCACGGGGTGCGAGACCGGGGCGCAGACCAACGTCCCGCGGAGCGCCCGCGGGTCGAGCCGTTCGCGCGTGACGCGCCTGATGACCTCGCACCCGGGGATTTCGTCGCCGTGGATCGTAGATCCCACCCACAGCACCGGTCCCGGTTCCGCGCCGTGGACGATGACGAGGGGAATCCGGACGCGCGTGCCGTCGCGCAGGTACGCGCTCTCGATGTAGCCGGTCCCGAGGCTGCCCGTCTCGACGCGCGCCGTGCCCATCTGAAATCTGTCCGCCATCTGCCCGTCTCCCTCCCGCTGGATGGTCTCGTTACTCGCGTTCGACCAGCTTCCGGTACTCCTGCGACTTGAGGATCGAGACCGCCACCAGCACCAGCACGACCGCAAACCCGATGAGGATCGCCGAGATCGCGGCGAGCGTGGGGTCCTGGTAGTTCTGCTCGTAGTTGAACATGGCGATCGGCAGCGTGTTGTTGCGCGGCCGCGTGATGAACAAGGACACCTCAACTTGGTCCCAGGACGTCACGAACGCAAACAGCGCGCTCACGACGAGGCCAGGGCGGATCGACGGGATCGTGACCTTGAAGAACGTCACGAGGGGGTTCGCCCCGAGGTCCATCGCGGCTTCTTCATATTCGCGGCCGAGCGTCTGCAGGCTGGCGGTGGTGATGGACATCACGAACGGCAGCCCCAGCAGCGCGTGTCCGAGCACGAGCCCGGTGCGCGTGCCGTACAACCCGACTCGGATGTAGAGCAGGAAGAGCGCCGCGCCGAAGACGATCGCCGGCACGATGATGGGCAGGAGCAGGAACGACCGTACCAACTCGCGCTGGCGGAACCGGTACCGCGCCAGGCCGTAGGCGGCGAGGGTGCCCAGCGCCACGGCCACCACCGTGGCGCCGGATGCGACGATGAGCGAGTTCACAAGCCCGGACCGAAACTCCGGCACCTGGAGCACGTTCTGATACCAGTGCAGGGTCACGCCCGCGAGGGGAAACGTCCCGTACGTGGACGGGTTGAACGAGTCGATCGTCACGAAGATCAGGGGCGCGAGCATGTACAGCCCGACCAGGCCGAGGAACGCCCACAGGGCGATCGTGATCGGGTCGCGCGACCCGCTCACTCGCGATCCCCGATCGCGGCGAGGCGACGGCGGAAGAGGAGGTTGGAGACGAACATTGTCGTCCAGACGAGCGCGATGAGCGCGATCGCCTCCACCGCCGCCAGCGGCCAGTTGAGGTCGGAGATATTCTCGAAGATCAGGAGCGGGAGGACCTGTACGCGGCCGCCGCCGAGGAGCTGCGGCGTGACGTACGCGTTCATCGCGAGCACGAACGTGAGCTGCGCCGCCGCGTACAGCCCCGGGAACGACAGCGGCCACGTGACCCGCAGGAACGTCTGGAGCCGGGTGGCGCCAAGATCGGCTGCGGCCTCGCGAAGCGTCGGATCCGTGCGCAGGAGCACGCTCAGAATCGGGAACACCGTGAACGGCAGGAGGACGTGCACGAGCGCGATGGTGACCCCGGTGAAGTTGAAGACGAGGCGGACCGGCGAGCCGACCAGGTGCGCCTCCGCCAGGGCCCAGTTGACCAGCCCGCCCCGCGCGAGGATCACGAGCCAGCCGTACGCCCGGACGATGCTGCTCGTCAGCAGCGGCGAGAAGATCAGGATGTACGCCGCGATGACCCAGTTGGGCCGCCGGATCTTGGTGATGGCGTACGCGACCGGATAGCCGACGAGGAGGCAGATGCCCGTGGTCACCACGGCGAGACGGACTTCCTGCCAGAGGACGCTGGCGTAGAACGGGTCGGTGAAGAAGTGTCGGTACGCCTCGAACGTCACCCGCGGCTGGACCTGGGTGCCGGTGAAATGGTACGCGCTGTTGACCAGCAGGATGCCGAGCGCCGTGAGCAGCACGCCTACGATGAACACGACCGCGGGCCCCAGGAGCCCCGGCAACACCAACGCCTGCGCGCGCGGGGCGCGGGGCGGCCGGAGGCCCCCCCGGGCGTTCATTCCGTTAAGACCACGCCGTCGTCCCTCCGCCACGTGGCCGCGACGGCCCCCTCGCGTGCGATCGCCGGGCTTCCGTTCGCATGGGCCTGCGCGATCATGGAGGCGCCGGACCCCGTGGTGAGCCGGTATTCGATGAACGCACCCTTGAAGATGACGTCGTGAACGCGGGCCGGCACCCGGTTCTCGTATCCGGCGGGCGCAGGGGCGTCGATGGGGGTGACGAGGCGGAGTCGCTCCGGGCGCACGCACAGCGTGACGGCGGCGCCCGGCCCCGCCGCGTGATCGGCCGGCGCCACCAACCGCTGGTCGCCCGCCCGGAGCACGGTCTGCTCCGGCTCGCGCCGTTCGACCCTCGCGTCGATCAGATTGCTGTCCCCGAGAAACGTCGCCACGAACCGCGTGCGCGGCCGTTCGTAGACGTCGCGGCCGGTCCCGATCTGCTCGACGACCCCGTGGTTCATCACGGCGATCCGATCGGACATGGTCATGGCCTCGGTCTGGTCATGCGTCACGTAGATGAACGTGGTGCCGACGCGGTGTTGGATCTCCTTGAGCTCGACCTGCATCTGCATGCGGAGCCTGAGGTCGAGGGCGCCCAGGGGCTCATCGAGGAGGAGCACCGCGGGTTGGTTGATGAGCGCGCGGGCGATCGCGATGCGCTGCTTTTGCCCTCCGCTGAGCTGGTGGATCCGGCGCGACTCGTATCCGGCGAGATCCACGAGGTCCAGGCTGGCGCGGACCTTGCGGGCGATCTCGTCTCGCGGCAGCCGCCGCAGGCGGAGGCCGAAGGCGATGTTGTCGTAGACGTCGAGGTGCGGGAACAGCGCGAGGTGCTGGAAGATCAGGTTCGTATCGCGGCGGTACGGAGGGATCGTGTTGGCGAGCCGCCCCTGGAGGTACAGACTGCCCTCCGTCGGGACCTCGAATCCGCTGATCATGCGCAGTACGGTCGTCTTGCCGCAGCCGCTCGGGCCGAGCAGGGAGAAGAACTCGTTCTCGCGGATGCGGAGCGAGACTCCGCGGACCGCGTGCACCTGGCCGAACCGCTTGTGGACCTGCTGCAGCTCGACCGCCGGCGTCGCGGACGCCTCTGCCCGTCCCGTTGTTCCCATCTCCACGTCCCGGTGCGCCACGCCGAACTACATCTTCGCTTTCACCTCACGGTCCCATCGCTGCTTCCACGCGTCGTTCTGTGCGTTGGTCGTCGCCCAATCCGGCTGGATGGCCTTCTCGATGACGCTGGATTGGAACACCGGCTCCTTCTGCAGATCCGGCTTGAGGGACACGCCCTTCACGGCGGGGATCGTCGCGGTGAGATTGCAGTAGCGCTCGATCGTCGGCTTGGAGAGGTACGTGTTGATCACGCTGGAGGCCACGTCGATCTGGTCCGGCGTCGAGCCCTTCACGGCGTTGAAGTAGTAGGTGAAGGCGACGACGCCCTCCTTGGGGATGGCGTAGGCGAACGGCCCGGCGTTGTTCGGGCTCTCCTGATTCCAGGTGATCGCGAAGCTGGTGAAGTAGGGGGCGATGAGGGCCTCCCCGCGGGCCAGCGCGTCCTTGACCTGCTCGTTGGTGGTGAACAGCGCGAGGAACTGGCCGTTTTGCGCGGCCTTGCTGAACTTTTCAAACGCGACGTCGATGTGCTTGGCATCCCCGCCGTTCGCGTGCGCCACCGCGAGCAGGCCGTTGAACCCCCACGCGTAGTCAAACAGCATGACCTTCCCCTTGAATCGGGGAGCGAAGATGTCGTTCCAGCTCGTCGGCGGTTCCTTGACGAGCTTCTTGTTGTACAGGATGCCGACGGCGCTGAACCCCCAGCCGATGCCGGTGTTGTTCGGGCGATGATAGCTGGGGTAGACGTTGGCCATGTTCGGCACCTTCGCCGGATCGAGGCCGAGCCACATACCGTCCTTCTCGCCCTTGGTCTGGGCGTCGACGTTGAAGAATCCGAAGTTGATCAGGGGCTTGTTGGGATCGACCTGGCGCTGGGCGACCATCTTCGGATACGCTACCGCGTTCGTGCCCTCGTAGAGCTCGATGCTGACGTTCGGGTTGGCCTTCTCGAAGGAGGCCTTGACCTCGCGCGGCACGACGCCCTGGCCGCCGCCGATCCAGATGAACTCGGTGACCTGAACCTTGCGGCCGCCGGCGACCGCAGCGTCCGCGGCGCCGGGGGCCCCGAGCGTGATGCCGCCGAGCGCACCGATGCCGAGCGCGGCGCCCGCCGCGCCCCCCTGGCGCAGGAGTTCCCGTCGCGTGATCCTCTGATGCGGTCGTCCGTTCATAGACCTCCCCCTTTCGTGGCTATGTGACTTTCGTTCCTGCCGCGATTTCCCCACAGTCCTCGCGGTTCGTTCCT from bacterium carries:
- a CDS encoding ABC transporter substrate-binding protein; amino-acid sequence: MNGRPHQRITRRELLRQGGAAGAALGIGALGGITLGAPGAADAAVAGGRKVQVTEFIWIGGGQGVVPREVKASFEKANPNVSIELYEGTNAVAYPKMVAQRQVDPNKPLINFGFFNVDAQTKGEKDGMWLGLDPAKVPNMANVYPSYHRPNNTGIGWGFSAVGILYNKKLVKEPPTSWNDIFAPRFKGKVMLFDYAWGFNGLLAVAHANGGDAKHIDVAFEKFSKAAQNGQFLALFTTNEQVKDALARGEALIAPYFTSFAITWNQESPNNAGPFAYAIPKEGVVAFTYYFNAVKGSTPDQIDVASSVINTYLSKPTIERYCNLTATIPAVKGVSLKPDLQKEPVFQSSVIEKAIQPDWATTNAQNDAWKQRWDREVKAKM
- a CDS encoding ABC transporter permease, with product MSGSRDPITIALWAFLGLVGLYMLAPLIFVTIDSFNPSTYGTFPLAGVTLHWYQNVLQVPEFRSGLVNSLIVASGATVVAVALGTLAAYGLARYRFRQRELVRSFLLLPIIVPAIVFGAALFLLYIRVGLYGTRTGLVLGHALLGLPFVMSITTASLQTLGREYEEAAMDLGANPLVTFFKVTIPSIRPGLVVSALFAFVTSWDQVEVSLFITRPRNNTLPIAMFNYEQNYQDPTLAAISAILIGFAVVLVLVAVSILKSQEYRKLVERE
- a CDS encoding ABC transporter permease, translated to MNARGGLRPPRAPRAQALVLPGLLGPAVVFIVGVLLTALGILLVNSAYHFTGTQVQPRVTFEAYRHFFTDPFYASVLWQEVRLAVVTTGICLLVGYPVAYAITKIRRPNWVIAAYILIFSPLLTSSIVRAYGWLVILARGGLVNWALAEAHLVGSPVRLVFNFTGVTIALVHVLLPFTVFPILSVLLRTDPTLREAAADLGATRLQTFLRVTWPLSFPGLYAAAQLTFVLAMNAYVTPQLLGGGRVQVLPLLIFENISDLNWPLAAVEAIALIALVWTTMFVSNLLFRRRLAAIGDRE
- a CDS encoding 2-oxoacid:ferredoxin oxidoreductase subunit beta; amino-acid sequence: MTYLAKPKFQHPAAAVNALGYTRRDYEGAVSTLCAGCGHDAIAAAIVQACFELDLPPHRIAKLSGIGCSSKMPNYILGSSHGFNSVHGRMPSVLTGANLANRDLIYLGVSGDGDSASIGLGQFAHSLRRGVNMVYVVANNGVYGLTRGQFSATADRGSPSKRGVINIDEPIDLVAVALQVGATFVARGFSGDREQLVPLLKAAILHRGAAFIDCISPCVAFNNHAESTKSFTYVRAHDEAVTELEVRRGAAAPAAPDGAVNGEVIEQNGASVLLRSLAPGYDPHDRVAAMLHLETRRADGALATGLLYVDPDPWDLHAHLETINEPLNQLRDDDLCPGAGSLAEFNGTLR
- a CDS encoding succinylglutamate desuccinylase/aspartoacylase family protein; this encodes MADRFQMGTARVETGSLGTGYIESAYLRDGTRVRIPLVIVHGAEPGPVLWVGSTIHGDEIPGCEVIRRVTRERLDPRALRGTLVCAPVSHPVAFLTSTRLTLHDGVNINRVFPGDPKGTITQRIAYDLFHQGAVRADAVIDIHSNAIGAVSFNIVRTGGAGPAWDAQWTLADAFGISVAVGPVGQLGLAGTLQDAAIERGKPALTVELSGGYTWEEPSVRAGVTGVLNVMKALRMLDGAPEPQTEVQILPGRLTNRHYLVCDRGGLVRPLRPLGSKVKAGEAVAVLYDVFGEAVETASSPIDGWVITYPLHGDRTAVSGDIVAFVFGTA
- a CDS encoding ABC transporter ATP-binding protein; translated protein: MGTTGRAEASATPAVELQQVHKRFGQVHAVRGVSLRIRENEFFSLLGPSGCGKTTVLRMISGFEVPTEGSLYLQGRLANTIPPYRRDTNLIFQHLALFPHLDVYDNIAFGLRLRRLPRDEIARKVRASLDLVDLAGYESRRIHQLSGGQKQRIAIARALINQPAVLLLDEPLGALDLRLRMQMQVELKEIQHRVGTTFIYVTHDQTEAMTMSDRIAVMNHGVVEQIGTGRDVYERPRTRFVATFLGDSNLIDARVERREPEQTVLRAGDQRLVAPADHAAGPGAAVTLCVRPERLRLVTPIDAPAPAGYENRVPARVHDVIFKGAFIEYRLTTGSGASMIAQAHANGSPAIAREGAVAATWRRDDGVVLTE